One genomic region from Actinocatenispora thailandica encodes:
- a CDS encoding GNAT family N-acetyltransferase has product MLRVAREAERETIRRWRNHPQVRAASFTDHEIAADEHRVWWRRVATDPTRALLVYCEPDGAAALPTGVVLFEDLRTESGQRTGSWGFYLDVDGVEARGTGLSSWLGVQRAALDHAFDVLGLDLLTGEVLEHNTAVRRGNRRFGFVEGPPAVRTVAGRTVRYRRISLRRDQRRGTSRPAPAAGTASPGAASPGATRTASPAETASPGATPTVSREENR; this is encoded by the coding sequence ATGTTGCGTGTCGCGCGTGAGGCGGAGCGCGAGACCATCCGACGCTGGCGCAATCACCCGCAGGTGCGGGCGGCCAGTTTCACCGACCACGAGATCGCCGCGGACGAACACCGGGTGTGGTGGCGGCGGGTCGCCACGGATCCCACCCGGGCGCTGCTGGTGTACTGCGAACCCGACGGTGCCGCGGCGCTGCCGACCGGCGTGGTGCTGTTCGAGGACCTGCGTACCGAGTCCGGGCAGCGCACCGGCTCGTGGGGTTTCTACCTCGACGTCGACGGCGTCGAGGCCCGGGGCACCGGGCTGTCCTCCTGGCTCGGCGTGCAGCGGGCCGCCCTGGACCACGCGTTCGACGTGCTGGGTCTCGACCTGCTCACCGGCGAGGTGCTGGAGCACAACACCGCGGTGCGCCGCGGCAACCGGCGGTTCGGGTTCGTCGAGGGGCCACCGGCGGTGCGCACCGTGGCCGGCCGCACCGTCCGGTACCGGCGGATCAGCCTGCGCCGGGACCAACGTCGCGGCACCTCCCGCCCCGCGCCGGCCGCCGGCACCGCTTCACCAGGGGCCGCTTCGCCCGGCGCCACCCGGACCGCTTCACCCGCCGAGACCGCTTCGCCCGGCGCCACCCCGACCGTTTCCCGCGAGGAGAACAGATGA
- a CDS encoding acyl carrier protein, whose amino-acid sequence MNSDGSAAPISALNRDQIRELLTQVLAAQGKDLPAGESAELAAIGFRSLDFSELALRVEDEIGRELNFDAPGLRTIRTVGDVLDFLTELQDPA is encoded by the coding sequence ATGAATTCTGACGGATCCGCCGCACCGATTTCCGCGCTCAACCGGGATCAGATCCGGGAACTGCTCACGCAGGTACTCGCCGCGCAGGGAAAGGATCTTCCGGCGGGCGAGTCCGCGGAGCTGGCCGCGATCGGGTTCCGGTCGCTGGACTTCTCCGAGCTGGCGCTGCGGGTCGAGGACGAGATCGGTCGCGAGCTCAACTTCGACGCGCCTGGCCTGCGCACCATCCGTACCGTGGGCGACGTGCTCGACTTCCTGACCGAGCTGCAGGACCCGGCATGA
- the pseI gene encoding pseudaminic acid synthase, with amino-acid sequence MTSSDPTSRPDVQIGKTSIGPAHPPMIIAEMSGNHDGRLDRALDIVRMAADAGAHAVKLQTYTADTITVDVDTPRFRLAADHKLWPGRRLYELYQEAHTPWEWHEPIFALAADLGLAAFSSAFDPTAIEFLEGLDVPAYKVASSEVTDLPLVRGMAATGKPLIISTGMATLGEIDAAVRAARSVGNDQLVVLGCTTSYPAPPEDSNLRSLPVLAGAVGAHVGLSDHTLGIGAAVAAVALGATVIEKHVTLSRSDGGVDSAFSLEPAELAALRTETETAWRALGRVSFGPSSAEAEGLRFRRSLHVVEDVRAGDAVTAQNVRSIRPTGGLVPDAFDTVAGRTFRTDAAKGTPLTWDLL; translated from the coding sequence ATGACCAGCTCGGACCCGACCAGCCGGCCGGACGTACAGATCGGCAAGACCAGCATCGGGCCGGCGCACCCGCCGATGATCATCGCCGAGATGTCCGGCAACCACGACGGCCGGCTGGACCGCGCGCTGGACATCGTCCGGATGGCCGCCGACGCCGGCGCGCACGCGGTGAAGCTGCAGACCTACACCGCCGACACCATCACCGTCGACGTGGACACGCCCCGCTTCCGGCTCGCCGCCGACCACAAGCTGTGGCCCGGCCGCCGGCTCTACGAGCTGTACCAGGAGGCGCACACGCCGTGGGAGTGGCACGAGCCGATCTTCGCGCTCGCCGCCGACCTGGGCCTCGCGGCGTTCTCCAGCGCGTTCGACCCGACCGCGATCGAGTTCCTGGAAGGGCTGGACGTGCCCGCCTACAAGGTGGCGTCGTCCGAGGTCACCGACCTGCCGCTGGTGCGCGGAATGGCGGCCACCGGCAAGCCGCTGATCATCAGTACCGGGATGGCCACCCTCGGTGAGATCGACGCCGCGGTGCGGGCGGCCCGCTCGGTCGGCAACGACCAGCTGGTCGTGCTGGGCTGCACCACGTCGTACCCGGCGCCCCCGGAGGACAGCAACCTGCGCTCGCTGCCGGTACTGGCGGGCGCGGTCGGCGCGCACGTCGGCCTGTCCGACCACACGCTGGGTATCGGCGCGGCGGTCGCCGCGGTGGCGCTCGGCGCGACCGTGATCGAGAAGCACGTCACGCTGTCTCGTTCGGACGGCGGCGTCGACTCGGCGTTCTCGCTGGAACCGGCGGAGCTGGCCGCGCTGCGGACCGAGACCGAGACCGCCTGGCGCGCGCTCGGCCGGGTCTCGTTCGGCCCGTCCTCGGCCGAGGCGGAGGGGCTGCGGTTCCGCCGGTCGCTGCACGTGGTCGAGGACGTTCGCGCCGGTGATGCGGTGACCGCGCAGAACGTCCGGTCGATCCGGCCCACCGGTGGGCTGGTGCCGGACGCGTTCGACACCGTCGCCGGCCGCACGTTCCGTACCGACGCCGCCAAGGGCACCCCGCTCACCTGGGACCTGCTCTGA
- a CDS encoding AMP-binding protein → MIAADNRLVLGDVVTSWADLADAASLPDPVAVCTDDATTAFAAVRHHVDHDTELLVASRSRVDEALRVELIEAGFALPEDGVPAHRAADPGRLWLLTSGSTGRPKQVAHTLAGLTTVRAPQPPRVWLCPYSPGTYAWWQLVTLSLAVPGQDLVVPSTVDDWVSAAVTHRVTAVSGTPTFWRQALYRHGDELAGLALAQLTLGGEPVDQPILDALRHAFPAARISWIYASSEVGAAVVVHDGRAGFPASWLDRDTGDRPRLSVADGELLVGSPHRGLGQPELVRTGDRAELSGDRVLLPGRVGRDEINVGGTKVSAGTVREVLLGHPAVRWARVTGRRAPLVGQVVSAEIVTDGSVDTVALQRFAGERLAETAVPRHIRILSEIPVKETLKSDV, encoded by the coding sequence ATGATCGCGGCGGACAACCGGCTGGTGCTCGGCGACGTCGTCACGAGCTGGGCGGATCTGGCCGATGCGGCGAGCCTGCCGGACCCGGTCGCGGTGTGCACCGACGATGCGACGACCGCATTCGCCGCGGTGCGCCATCACGTCGACCACGACACCGAGTTGCTGGTCGCGTCGCGGTCGCGGGTCGACGAGGCGCTGCGGGTCGAACTGATCGAGGCCGGCTTCGCCCTGCCGGAGGACGGCGTGCCGGCGCACCGGGCCGCCGATCCGGGCCGGTTGTGGCTGCTCACCAGCGGCAGCACCGGTCGCCCCAAACAGGTCGCGCACACCCTCGCCGGGCTCACCACGGTGCGCGCGCCACAGCCACCGCGGGTGTGGCTCTGCCCGTACTCGCCGGGCACCTACGCGTGGTGGCAGCTGGTGACCCTGTCGCTGGCGGTGCCGGGTCAGGATCTGGTGGTTCCGTCCACTGTGGACGACTGGGTGTCCGCCGCGGTGACGCACCGGGTGACCGCGGTGTCCGGCACGCCGACGTTCTGGCGGCAGGCACTGTACCGGCACGGCGACGAGCTGGCCGGCCTCGCCCTGGCGCAGCTCACGCTCGGCGGCGAACCGGTGGACCAGCCGATCCTGGACGCGCTGCGGCACGCCTTCCCGGCCGCCCGGATCAGCTGGATCTACGCCTCCAGCGAGGTCGGCGCCGCGGTCGTGGTGCACGACGGCCGGGCCGGCTTCCCCGCCTCCTGGCTGGATCGCGACACCGGCGACCGGCCCAGGCTGTCCGTGGCGGACGGGGAACTGCTGGTCGGCTCACCGCACCGCGGCCTGGGGCAGCCGGAGCTGGTCCGCACCGGTGACCGGGCCGAGCTGTCCGGCGACCGGGTGCTGCTGCCCGGCCGGGTGGGCCGCGACGAGATCAACGTCGGCGGTACGAAGGTGTCCGCCGGCACCGTCCGCGAGGTGCTGCTGGGTCATCCCGCGGTGCGCTGGGCCCGGGTGACCGGCCGCCGCGCCCCGCTGGTCGGCCAGGTGGTCAGCGCCGAGATCGTCACCGATGGTTCGGTGGACACCGTTGCGCTGCAACGGTTCGCCGGCGAACGGCTGGCCGAGACGGCGGTACCCCGGCACATCCGCATCCTGTCCGAGATCCCGGTGAAGGAAACGTTGAAGAGCGATGTCTGA
- a CDS encoding SDR family NAD(P)-dependent oxidoreductase, whose amino-acid sequence MSEPFVPPASVVLVSGGSRGLGLSIVEDLVGSGLRVATFARSITPELAKLADAEPDRVLAGAVDITDRAATTEFVRTAESSLGPIDALVNNAAIGQDSLHVHTSPDRLAHLIEVNLTAPLLLTRLVLRRMLAGGRRGRVVNVTSICARRGFPGLVAYSATKGGMEAATRSLARELRDRALINCVAPGFFASEMSSVLGTDQLDQIVRRTPTGHLTEPAEVLPVVRMLLLADTNIHGQTITIDGAAGT is encoded by the coding sequence ATGTCTGAACCGTTCGTACCGCCCGCGTCGGTGGTCCTGGTGTCCGGCGGCTCGCGCGGCCTCGGTCTGTCCATTGTGGAGGATCTGGTCGGCAGCGGGCTGCGGGTAGCCACGTTCGCCCGCAGCATCACCCCGGAGCTGGCCAAGCTCGCCGACGCCGAACCCGACCGGGTGCTCGCCGGTGCCGTCGACATCACCGACCGGGCCGCGACGACCGAGTTCGTCCGTACCGCGGAGTCCTCGCTCGGCCCGATCGACGCGCTGGTCAACAACGCCGCGATCGGCCAGGATTCGCTGCACGTGCACACCTCGCCGGACCGGCTCGCCCACCTGATCGAGGTCAACCTCACCGCGCCGCTGCTGCTGACCCGGCTGGTGCTGCGCCGGATGCTCGCCGGTGGCCGGCGCGGCCGGGTCGTCAACGTCACCTCGATCTGCGCCCGGCGCGGCTTCCCCGGCCTCGTCGCTTACTCGGCGACCAAGGGCGGGATGGAGGCGGCGACCCGCTCGCTCGCCCGCGAGCTGCGCGACCGCGCGCTGATCAACTGCGTGGCACCCGGCTTCTTCGCCTCCGAGATGTCCTCGGTGCTCGGCACCGACCAGCTCGACCAGATCGTCCGCCGCACCCCGACCGGCCACCTCACCGAGCCGGCCGAGGTGCTCCCGGTGGTCCGGATGCTGCTGCTCGCCGACACCAACATCCACGGCCAGACCATCACCATCGACGGCGCCGCCGGTACCTGA
- a CDS encoding spore coat protein — protein sequence MNHVVCCCDAGRTAGSGHLMRCLALAEELAARGTTVRFVADLGELPFAARRLATAGFDWVPPGPDPVATVLGSAPPGPGGAEPAAAVCGAVAPHTAAPHTAVPRTVAPDAVVLDSYLMPPWVGERLRAAGRPVLALVDGDSPVQPADLYLDQNLGAERDPGPAPRLAGLRYALQRAEIRAHRPAQPRVARAGRPGVLAFFGGTDPHGAAPVLAAALAATGVPCDVTVVAATAELAAAVATVPVPAGQRRRVIGPTDELARLVTEADLVVAASGTSAWELACLGAAAALVCVVGNQRIGYGRAVETGAVAGLGELSALREDPAPATSTLRWLLTDRAERTRLHATAWQLVDGLGAGRVADALAALRPAAAGRPRQIEPGIRSGPPSPE from the coding sequence GTGAACCACGTCGTGTGCTGCTGCGACGCCGGACGCACGGCGGGCAGCGGGCACCTGATGCGCTGCCTCGCGCTGGCCGAGGAGCTGGCCGCACGCGGCACCACGGTACGGTTCGTCGCCGACCTGGGCGAGCTGCCGTTCGCCGCCCGCCGGCTCGCCACCGCCGGCTTCGACTGGGTACCGCCGGGCCCGGACCCGGTGGCGACCGTGCTCGGCTCCGCACCGCCGGGGCCCGGCGGTGCGGAGCCGGCCGCGGCGGTGTGCGGTGCCGTCGCACCGCACACCGCCGCACCGCACACCGCAGTGCCGCGCACCGTGGCGCCGGACGCCGTGGTGCTCGACTCGTACCTGATGCCGCCGTGGGTGGGCGAGCGGCTGCGCGCCGCCGGCCGGCCGGTGCTCGCGCTGGTCGACGGGGACAGCCCGGTACAGCCGGCCGACCTGTACCTGGACCAGAACCTCGGTGCCGAACGCGACCCGGGGCCGGCGCCACGGCTGGCCGGGTTGCGGTACGCGCTGCAGCGGGCGGAGATCCGCGCCCACCGGCCGGCGCAGCCCCGGGTGGCGCGGGCCGGCCGGCCCGGCGTACTGGCGTTCTTCGGCGGCACCGACCCGCACGGCGCGGCCCCGGTACTGGCCGCCGCGCTCGCCGCCACCGGCGTGCCGTGCGACGTCACGGTCGTCGCCGCCACCGCCGAACTGGCCGCGGCGGTGGCCACGGTGCCGGTACCGGCGGGCCAGCGGCGCCGGGTGATCGGGCCGACCGACGAGCTGGCCCGGCTGGTCACCGAGGCGGACCTGGTCGTCGCGGCGTCCGGTACCTCCGCCTGGGAACTGGCCTGCCTCGGCGCGGCGGCCGCGCTGGTCTGCGTGGTCGGCAACCAGCGGATCGGGTACGGCCGGGCGGTCGAGACCGGCGCCGTCGCCGGCCTGGGCGAGCTGTCCGCGCTGCGGGAGGATCCGGCGCCGGCGACCAGCACGCTGCGGTGGCTGCTGACCGACCGGGCCGAACGCACCCGGCTGCACGCCACCGCCTGGCAGCTGGTCGACGGTCTGGGCGCCGGCCGGGTGGCCGACGCCCTCGCCGCGCTCCGCCCCGCCGCCGCAGGTCGTCCGAGGCAGATCGAACCCGGGATTCGGTCGGGTCCGCCCAGCCCCGAATGA